In a single window of the Methanobacterium alcaliphilum genome:
- a CDS encoding pseudomurein-binding repeat-containing protein, giving the protein MDRLSLDQYRDMVDEIIEFKNQNGIMPEYTVVDGCKIEKERYIDMIERVNKFILEMGRNPRSIDIES; this is encoded by the coding sequence ATGGATCGTTTGAGTCTGGACCAATATCGAGATATGGTTGATGAGATAATAGAATTTAAAAATCAGAACGGTATAATGCCTGAATACACCGTTGTTGATGGTTGTAAAATCGAAAAAGAACGTTATATTGATATGATAGAGCGGGTAAACAAATTTATTTTAGAAATGGGTAGAAACCCTCGTTCTATTGACATTGAATCTTGA